A stretch of the Alnus glutinosa chromosome 6, dhAlnGlut1.1, whole genome shotgun sequence genome encodes the following:
- the LOC133870178 gene encoding putative lipase ROG1 isoform X2, translated as MASVELEGASSVAVQQAEVDGGGGGGEGGGGLKGNRKKTKKAPWKLGFACLRTEYDREGNFDMEVVDRAGERRTPTHLVVMVNGLIGSAQNWRYAAKQFLKKYPEDVIAHCSECNPSKLTFDGVDVMGERLAEEVISVIKRHPGVQKISFIGHSLGGLVARYAIANLYERDITRDFSQGNGECRSNGSGDPCVEEKFKGKIAGLEPMNFITFATPHLGSRGHKQVPVFCGFYTLEKVASRTSWFLGRTGKHLFLTDNDNGKPPLLLQMANDCEDLKFMSALQSFKHRVAYANVQFDQLVGWSTSSLRRRDELPKRRDLSRNEKFPHIVNVKTAETSSTQQEVTLEAKANGHKNIDLEEEMIRGLTKVSWGRVDVSFSGSKQRYFAHSTIQVKNYCINSEGADVVQHMIDNFLL; from the exons ATGGCCTCGGTGGAGTTGGAAGGGGCTTCTTCCGTTGCTGTACAGCAAGCGGAGGTagatggaggaggaggaggaggagaaggaggaggagggttGAAGGGCAAcaggaagaagacgaagaaggcGCCCTGGAAGCTTGGATTTGCGTGTCTGAGAacggagtatgatagggagggGAATTTCGACATGGAGGTCGTTGATCGTGCTGGAGAGCGTCGCACTCCCACTCACCTTGTTGTAATGGTTAACGGTCTTATTGGCAG TGCTCAAAATTGGAGATATGCTGCAAAACAGTTTTTGAAAAAGTATCCTGAAGATGTGATTGCTCACT GCAGTGAATGTAATCCTTCAAAGTTGACATTTGATGGTGTTGATGTAATGGGAGAGAGATTAGCTGAAGAG GTTATATCAGTTATAAAACGTCACCCTGGAGTTCAGAAGATTTCATTTATAGGTCATTCTTTGGGTGGCCTGGTTGCAAGGTATGCTATTGCTAACCTTTATGAACGAGATATCACAAGGGATTTTTCACAGGGAAATGGAGAGTGTAGGAGTAATGGATCTGGAGATCCATGTGTGGAAGAGAAATTCAAAGGAAAAATTGCCGGATTGGAGCCAATGAATTTTATCACCTTTGCAACCCCACACCTCGGTTCAAGAGGGCATAAACAG gTCCCCGTGTTTTGTGGCTTTTACACTCTGGAAAAAGTAGCATCCCGCACGTCTTGGTTTCTTGGTAGAACTGGAAAACATCTATTTTTAACTGACAATGATAATGGGAAACCTCCCCTTCTTCTTCAGATGGCTAATGATTGTGAAGATCTTAAATTTAT GTCTGCTTTGCAGTCCTTCAAGCATCGTGTCGCCTATGCAAATGTGCAATTTGACC AACTTGTGGGGTGGAGTACTTCATCTCTACGGCGTCGAGATGAGCTCCCAAAG CGTCGAGATCTTTCTAGAAATGAGAAATTCCCGCACATTGTAAATGTGAAGACAGCAGAAACTTCCAGTACTCAACAGGAAGTTACCTTGGAGGCGAAAGCCAATGGACACAAGAATATCGACTTAGAAG AGGAAATGATAAGAGGTTTAACAAAAGTGAGTTGGGGACGGGTTGATGTTAGCTTCAGTGGAAGTAAACAAAGATATTTTGCGCACAGTACCATTCAG GTGAAAAACTACTGTATCAATTCTGAGGGGGCTGACGTGGTCCAACACATGATTGACAATTTTCTCTTATAA
- the LOC133870178 gene encoding uncharacterized protein LOC133870178 isoform X1, producing the protein MASVELEGASSVAVQQAEVDGGGGGGEGGGGLKGNRKKTKKAPWKLGFACLRTEYDREGNFDMEVVDRAGERRTPTHLVVMVNGLIGSAQNWRYAAKQFLKKYPEDVIAHSRWRVRLWVQVPPGSECNPSKLTFDGVDVMGERLAEEVISVIKRHPGVQKISFIGHSLGGLVARYAIANLYERDITRDFSQGNGECRSNGSGDPCVEEKFKGKIAGLEPMNFITFATPHLGSRGHKQVPVFCGFYTLEKVASRTSWFLGRTGKHLFLTDNDNGKPPLLLQMANDCEDLKFMSALQSFKHRVAYANVQFDQLVGWSTSSLRRRDELPKRRDLSRNEKFPHIVNVKTAETSSTQQEVTLEAKANGHKNIDLEEEMIRGLTKVSWGRVDVSFSGSKQRYFAHSTIQVKNYCINSEGADVVQHMIDNFLL; encoded by the exons ATGGCCTCGGTGGAGTTGGAAGGGGCTTCTTCCGTTGCTGTACAGCAAGCGGAGGTagatggaggaggaggaggaggagaaggaggaggagggttGAAGGGCAAcaggaagaagacgaagaaggcGCCCTGGAAGCTTGGATTTGCGTGTCTGAGAacggagtatgatagggagggGAATTTCGACATGGAGGTCGTTGATCGTGCTGGAGAGCGTCGCACTCCCACTCACCTTGTTGTAATGGTTAACGGTCTTATTGGCAG TGCTCAAAATTGGAGATATGCTGCAAAACAGTTTTTGAAAAAGTATCCTGAAGATGTGATTGCTCACT CAAGATGGAGGGTGAGGTTGTGGGTTCAAGTCCCACCAG GCAGTGAATGTAATCCTTCAAAGTTGACATTTGATGGTGTTGATGTAATGGGAGAGAGATTAGCTGAAGAG GTTATATCAGTTATAAAACGTCACCCTGGAGTTCAGAAGATTTCATTTATAGGTCATTCTTTGGGTGGCCTGGTTGCAAGGTATGCTATTGCTAACCTTTATGAACGAGATATCACAAGGGATTTTTCACAGGGAAATGGAGAGTGTAGGAGTAATGGATCTGGAGATCCATGTGTGGAAGAGAAATTCAAAGGAAAAATTGCCGGATTGGAGCCAATGAATTTTATCACCTTTGCAACCCCACACCTCGGTTCAAGAGGGCATAAACAG gTCCCCGTGTTTTGTGGCTTTTACACTCTGGAAAAAGTAGCATCCCGCACGTCTTGGTTTCTTGGTAGAACTGGAAAACATCTATTTTTAACTGACAATGATAATGGGAAACCTCCCCTTCTTCTTCAGATGGCTAATGATTGTGAAGATCTTAAATTTAT GTCTGCTTTGCAGTCCTTCAAGCATCGTGTCGCCTATGCAAATGTGCAATTTGACC AACTTGTGGGGTGGAGTACTTCATCTCTACGGCGTCGAGATGAGCTCCCAAAG CGTCGAGATCTTTCTAGAAATGAGAAATTCCCGCACATTGTAAATGTGAAGACAGCAGAAACTTCCAGTACTCAACAGGAAGTTACCTTGGAGGCGAAAGCCAATGGACACAAGAATATCGACTTAGAAG AGGAAATGATAAGAGGTTTAACAAAAGTGAGTTGGGGACGGGTTGATGTTAGCTTCAGTGGAAGTAAACAAAGATATTTTGCGCACAGTACCATTCAG GTGAAAAACTACTGTATCAATTCTGAGGGGGCTGACGTGGTCCAACACATGATTGACAATTTTCTCTTATAA
- the LOC133870178 gene encoding lipid droplet phospholipase 1 isoform X3: MASVELEGASSVAVQQAEVDGGGGGGEGGGGLKGNRKKTKKAPWKLGFACLRTEYDREGNFDMEVVDRAGERRTPTHLVVMVNGLIGSAQNWRYAAKQFLKKYPEDVIAHSRWRVRLWVQVPPGSECNPSKLTFDGVDVMGERLAEEVISVIKRHPGVQKISFIGHSLGGLVARYAIANLYERDITRDFSQGNGECRSNGSGDPCVEEKFKGKIAGLEPMNFITFATPHLGSRGHKQVPVFCGFYTLEKVASRTSWFLGRTGKHLFLTDNDNGKPPLLLQMANDCEDLKFMSALQSFKHRVAYANVQFDQLVGWSTSSLRRRDELPKRRDLSRNEKFPHIVNVKTAETSSTQQEVTLEAKANGHKNIDLEGEKLLYQF; the protein is encoded by the exons ATGGCCTCGGTGGAGTTGGAAGGGGCTTCTTCCGTTGCTGTACAGCAAGCGGAGGTagatggaggaggaggaggaggagaaggaggaggagggttGAAGGGCAAcaggaagaagacgaagaaggcGCCCTGGAAGCTTGGATTTGCGTGTCTGAGAacggagtatgatagggagggGAATTTCGACATGGAGGTCGTTGATCGTGCTGGAGAGCGTCGCACTCCCACTCACCTTGTTGTAATGGTTAACGGTCTTATTGGCAG TGCTCAAAATTGGAGATATGCTGCAAAACAGTTTTTGAAAAAGTATCCTGAAGATGTGATTGCTCACT CAAGATGGAGGGTGAGGTTGTGGGTTCAAGTCCCACCAG GCAGTGAATGTAATCCTTCAAAGTTGACATTTGATGGTGTTGATGTAATGGGAGAGAGATTAGCTGAAGAG GTTATATCAGTTATAAAACGTCACCCTGGAGTTCAGAAGATTTCATTTATAGGTCATTCTTTGGGTGGCCTGGTTGCAAGGTATGCTATTGCTAACCTTTATGAACGAGATATCACAAGGGATTTTTCACAGGGAAATGGAGAGTGTAGGAGTAATGGATCTGGAGATCCATGTGTGGAAGAGAAATTCAAAGGAAAAATTGCCGGATTGGAGCCAATGAATTTTATCACCTTTGCAACCCCACACCTCGGTTCAAGAGGGCATAAACAG gTCCCCGTGTTTTGTGGCTTTTACACTCTGGAAAAAGTAGCATCCCGCACGTCTTGGTTTCTTGGTAGAACTGGAAAACATCTATTTTTAACTGACAATGATAATGGGAAACCTCCCCTTCTTCTTCAGATGGCTAATGATTGTGAAGATCTTAAATTTAT GTCTGCTTTGCAGTCCTTCAAGCATCGTGTCGCCTATGCAAATGTGCAATTTGACC AACTTGTGGGGTGGAGTACTTCATCTCTACGGCGTCGAGATGAGCTCCCAAAG CGTCGAGATCTTTCTAGAAATGAGAAATTCCCGCACATTGTAAATGTGAAGACAGCAGAAACTTCCAGTACTCAACAGGAAGTTACCTTGGAGGCGAAAGCCAATGGACACAAGAATATCGACTTAGAAG GTGAAAAACTACTGTATCAATTCTGA